TCTTTGTAATAAATGAGTATCTTTTCGGAATGAAGAGTAAATTTTTAATGCACCGGATAAAATAAAgtgggagagagaataaaattaaagagatgaaatgagaataaattaaaagggatgataaagtatgagagagaaaatatattatttttttgctaaaaattatgatatttccCATTTTCAACTTATCAatttttcatttatcaataattCTTGAGTCGATATTATAACTAattaatatcaaaataaataaatcataaaggaaaataaataaattttattaacaCAAAAAggttaattaaattatgaaatttgttaaataaatccaaccaaaaaacacttaaataaaaatgcattagtATAAGacctaatgaaataaaaaattgtaaaaggACTCAATGAAACAAAGTGTATTAGTATAAGAACCTATTCAATGAAACAAATTGTATTAGTATAAGaatcaattgaaaaaaaaattatataatgacctaatgaattaaaatatattaatacaaaGACAGATGTGTCTTGTCTCCATAAAATGTGTTGATAAGATGTAGGGAAGATTGTCatttaaattatactagtactaacTTTTAGTTGACTTCTGGTCAATCTCATAACTTATAAACTTAGCTAATTAGAGCATCAACAATAGAACATCCTAGTCAATAGTCTAACACTAGGACTAACCAAAAACActtcctgccacatcattagGACTTTCCACAACCCAGTAATAGCCTAGCACTAGAACTAGCCGACGCCCTAGCCAAtaaaacaaattcacaaatacgaaattaaaaattcgacacgaatacggataaaatgcaaccattttatttcataacaaaaacaaacatacatatttaaattttaaaaaaatacatagtgcAACAAAAAAAACCATCTTCATCAAGCTTCACGCACGCGGCCCACGTTTCACTCTTCGGAGTCCCCTTGGCCATCCCCGGCGACATCGGCATCCTCAACAGCTACCCCAACGACATCTTCAGGCATTCCGCCGGCGTTCCCGCCCATTCCACCGGCGTTTCCCCCACCTCCAACGGGGAAGTCGGCGTTTGTGATTCGCTCGTCGCCGGAGAGTCACTGTCGTGATCCATTTATTTTCAATAGAAATGAGAGTGGAgaaagagaaactcgttaatacaagtggtgcaaatgaaatgaagtgcaacaAGCCCTATATATAgagttggaaaaaaaaattaaaataaaaatccgCTCGCCGACAGTTAGCCGATCGCGTCagcacaatagcggacgagcgATCGGCTAACGGTCTCCGACCGCGGACGGCCGCTCATCCACCCCGTTCGTCCGACCCGTGTTTACCGACTCCAATAGTGGACGAACGCTGACGCCTGAGCCGCTAGCTGGTTGCTAGGGCGTGCGTTCGcccgctattgcggatgctcttaaatcACAACTTTTGGACGTTTTTCTATTTtcccataaaattaaaattttggtaAAATTTGTCGTTTAAATCATAATTTGTCGCTAACTTCTCGATAAATtaagaaaacttaattaactcaaaaaataaaaataaagttagTAATAATCAAAATAGACATTTGATAGAAGCTCTCAGCCGCTCTTTCTTCTGTTCGAGAtttctccttctcttcttcttcttcactagATGTTTTTGAAACTTGAGGATTGAAAATGGACTGTTTATATCGATATcaattttatagtgtaattgttaaaaagaagaagaaaactgGCGGATGAATAGAGGGCCGTAAATTGGGCCGAGCCGGGCCGGAATTCTTATCCAGGCCCATTACCGCACTGCCATATTGGCCCGAAGCAAATCCAACTAGGGTTCTTATTGCATTTCTCCGATTCGATTTCCGATTATTGCTTTGTATCACTCCGCATCATGGTAATTTTACTCCCTTTTCGTGGAATTCCGTTCCAACTAATTTGTGTGTGATTCAGAATTATGCGGTGTGATtgaattttagatattttttgtTAGTTAGGaaactgattttttttgtttttcgaaagTAGTTTTACCTGATTATTATGTTCAGTGTTGGATTTGACAGAGTTGAACTGAATCAAGCTTTTGTTTTAATGGATACTGTTATACTGCTGAGAATTTAATCGTAATTAGtcgttatttttatttttaggacgGAAATCATGGCCAGGAAATCATGATGATTGGGATGACTGAAGTAAGATTTTTCTCTAACTGATTGATTTATACCATGccaatccgatttttttttgcTGGCGATTGTgtttcttgaattttttttccctGCAACTTAGTTTTGTTACTTGCAGAAATCTGGTGgtttttttctaaataaaatacaaatggaAATAGTAATATCTTGCTTGAATGTATGAACTTAATTAGAGCTCAAAACTAGTGTAATAACAGAAGAAAAATAGCAAAAATCGCGGAGAATGATCTGGCTCAAAACATTCCAGTCATAGTTTTTGGCTTATCGAAGAACAAACTTGTAATTTGTGAAATCATGATTGAACATATAACTGAAGTAAACAGTGTTCGAGGTCAAAATATTGTGTTGAATTATAAGATAGATAGTCTAACTAGTGATATATTGAAGAACAATTTTTGTAACCTGTAATATGTAAGGTGCCTTGGCTCGAGTTAAAGATATGGATATGGTTTCTTATGTTGCTACATTGCTGAGATCGGTTTGTACTGAATTTTATGCTACTTGTCATAATTGGTGATATATCGAAGTGCAATCGTTGTAACTTGTAAGTTGCCGTGATATAAGTTAAAGTTAAGGCTATTTGTATCTTACTTTTGCTAAATCTGTGAGACTGGTCATAATTGGTGATATGATGAGAACAATctttgtaacgtgtaatttgcaAGGTGCCTTGGCGCGAGTTGAAGTTAAGGCTAACGTATCTTATGTTACTAGGTTAATATGATTGGCGTTTGATATCTGCTTAGGTTGATTTCTGTTCTTGTGTGTAGATAGAAGATGCGAATAATGAAACTGATCTGGAAACAAACTACAATTCCGAAGCAAGCATTGGGGACAAGCGGAAGCGAGATGGGAAGTTGAGATCCGAAGTTTGGCTGCATTTCACAAAGGTCATTCAGGAGGACGGAACATGTGAGAAATGCCAGTGTAATCACTGCCGGAAGCTGTTCACTTGTTCGAGCAGAAGTGGGACGACTCATCTGAAACGCCACATAGATGCCCGGATCTGCCCCGTCTATAAGAAAGACAAGGATAAGACGGTAACAATATCGAGCTATCCAAGAAACGGCCCTATTCCATGGAAATACGAAACCTCCGCCCAACAATGCTTGGAAGCTGAGGCCGAACTGCTACCACCGGAGAGGCTTGGTAATCTTGAACTTCAGTCGTTCAAGACAGCCGAAGATGACTATGGAACTCCAGTGCCTTTACGGAATAAACTCCCCCAGCAACCTGTGGGGAAGTCTCAGCCAAGAGGAGACGCATGGATGAACGAATTCAGGACGTGTGTAGCTAAGCTCGTGGAACTGAACAGCGGGAAGGTTCCAGTGCTATCGCCTCAGCCATTGGCAATTTGTGCTCCCGATCACTCAATATCCGCTGCTCTCAAATCATTGAACGAGATGGAGGATATCCCTCAGTCGAGCGAGATGTACTTGGATGCTTTCGAGATTTTGCAGGATGCTGGAGAAAGAGAGTGCTTCGTCTGCTTGCCCTCGGAGCCGCGCAGGCGCTGGCTGCAACGAATCCTGCATCGTCGTCATCCCCTGCGCTATAGCCCGAATATGTGACGGATTTGTATCCATTTTTAGGTATAAATTGTTGTAATTTGGCTTGTGTGAAGTTGCTCGCCTGAGGTGTGGGTAGGGAGGGATTTACTCTTTTTTAGTAATAAAACTGCAGATATGTCATAAAAATATTCGTTTGGTGCCCAAACAGATCTAATTTATAAACACACATTGTATAAATTTTAAAGTATAAACATATGACGTCATGTTCTGTTTAGAATGCAGTTTGTTATCAGCCAATCATCATACAATATGTATCAGAGCACTCACAATGGGAAGACCCTCCCAACAGCCTTTCCAAAAATACCTTCAACCCTCCCAATAGCTTTTCTAACAGCCCttccattttaatttgttggggtttgatcaaatatttaaaataacgaTGATGAAATTACTTGGACATAAAAAGAAGGAAACACAAACATActacattaaaataaataaaaaaattacaccaaAAAAAACCTCCCAAAAGCTTAAACATGTCGTCCCGTGCGGCTCACTCGTCGGCGTCCTCCCCAGCGTTAGCCCCACCATCGTCCTCATCGTCGTCCAGTGGCAACCCCATAGTGCGCTTCATCGACTGAATGGCGATGAAGTACTGTTTCTTGACTCTGGGGTCGGTTGCCACGCTCCACTGCATGACGACGTCTAATATGTGCTTTTCATGCTGCATCCTGATGTTTAAAGAAAGAGTCTTAGCGGCGGAAGATTGGACTTCCGTGGACCAGCTCGCCGATCCTCTCAACATCTGCATCGCCGTTTTCTGGCCAATCGGACGCTGGGGGAGGCACCTAGTCGACATCTTCGGAGAGGTCGacggaaccgccgctgctgctgaaGTTGCCGGAGATACCGAGCCGCATCCGCTTCGGAAAGCCCTCAGCCCTCCCCTACTGGAATTTGGGGGAATCCTTCGGGACCAGAAAGGAATCCCAGTACGAAAACGCCCGGCCTCGGGGTACTGGCTCAACGACAACTCCTTGATGTTGTCCATTGTCTGGCTGCTGGTCATCGAGCGGACGTAGTTCTCGTAGATGCCCAACCGCCGAGCCGCACGGCCGGCGGGACAGCGGCCACTGTGAGTGCTCTTATCTGAGTGAAAAACTATTGTGATATAATTAAGCAAATAAATGTGCATTAAGATATAAGGAATGCATTAGCATGACATCTAGGCTTGAAATATGTCATTTTGGCAATTGGAAGCATATTTTAATAAGTGCATAATTAAAAGAGGGGTGTAATTCACGTATTCAAGCGTTGCATAATAACTTTATTTTCTCCAAAAAAATATCTTAAAACTTAAAATTTCACATAACTCactcaattaaaattattttttataaaaaatatatcaaagtaaaaataattttacgaGAATTTAAAGCGAAATCCTAATTATATATGTTcatataaagtatttttttataatatagaaaTGACATTCTAAGTGGTGAGAAATGATAACTTTGTTAGTTGAAATGAAACATTTCGGAAGAAAATTGATACTATTTTGTTGTAGTGttgtttaaatataaaatgattttaTGAGTGGTAAGAAATGATCATTTTGTTAAATGATtgaaaatgatatattttgaATGAATAACGATATTGTGTTGATTGGctgtttaaataaaaaatgacatttttaatgGTAAGATATGATAATTTTGCTGATTGAAAATGATACATTTCGaatgcaaaaaaaatgttgttGCATTTGTTATTTGATTGTTATTTAAATCAAACTATATACCACCACCTAAGGATGTCAATCCAACCCCAAACCCGTGGATCAGCGCAAATTGGATTGCAATTTTATAACCCGAATACAAAACGGGCTAAACGGGTTGGTTgcaacttttaattaaaaaatgttaagttTTAGGGGATTTGTGTATTTTTGAATTTCATGTGGCACAATCATTAgtcttcttcaatcttcaatctaCACTTTTTTCACTCGATCCCACACTATCAACTTTCAAGTTCCACATCGACTCATTATTTCATCGTCCCATCATCTGTCACTATTGTCTtactgttaggattggtatactgaaaaacacatttcgagcatgttgcacggatagaattgcttgtatacaataaactttACAATCACTTTTAACctaaggcgagaagaagtaattttgtcgcattggtgtttgattatgcatttataagatgtttctcaaacatttaaatgtataaaaagcaaacaagtctaattcttctgcagagtagactggtcgtgaatgatgttcacagaaggtgatgcAGTCagttctttgtagaagagaaatagacaTTCACGacctagatagactttggctacctatcaaGAAAGGTttcaatgtcagtccgcatgtttcctcaCCTTCGGAAATatatgacattggtgtggtatagcactgaatgatctaacagttgagataaatctttcttgctatttactgaaagacgaggtctcggtgattgttatttcttaatcattgttgatataacattgagcatacaatattgattatgcactactttgatttatcaaatgttgcggatttttcgcaatccaaaaATCCTGATATCGTGGGTAGTGATGATCAATGTCTAGATGttctgggtgagtccagtttgataatatcctcaagaggtgttcgaaaaaatattttattattcagaaacccggctggttggaatttattccagaataataaataaagattttgaactagacaactctaagaaaaagatattaattaattaaagtcaaataacagacttaaattaattaatggatatatatcttaaacacgagaataataaattaaagaggtaaagcaagtattactcgtaatttgggattggacggacattcaatattattatactataggatgataataatattctgtttagatttgaattaaattgaggcttaatttaattagtaaaagtccaacatgtttggcccaagtccaacctccatggatccctaatctggcatatcacaactctatataaaaggagattaaaaaggagatttaataaaaatttactcTTAATTTTCATGCTCCCCCTTTGGGAGTGGACAAAAAATTGGTTTTTGACAGAACTGATATTCTGttttctttctaatcaagtTCTTTTcaattctgacaagctttgtcCACCCAAAGATCaatatctgagttcgggatacatattagaaggttcgtgattg
This sequence is a window from Salvia splendens isolate huo1 chromosome 5, SspV2, whole genome shotgun sequence. Protein-coding genes within it:
- the LOC121805015 gene encoding uncharacterized protein LOC121805015 isoform X1: MDGNHGQEIMMIGMTEIEDANNETDLETNYNSEASIGDKRKRDGKLRSEVWLHFTKVIQEDGTCEKCQCNHCRKLFTCSSRSGTTHLKRHIDARICPVYKKDKDKTVTISSYPRNGPIPWKYETSAQQCLEAEAELLPPERLGNLELQSFKTAEDDYGTPVPLRNKLPQQPVGKSQPRGDAWMNEFRTCVAKLVELNSGKVPVLSPQPLAICAPDHSISAALKSLNEMEDIPQSSEMYLDAFEILQDAGERECFVCLPSEPRRRWLQRILHRRHPLRYSPNM
- the LOC121805015 gene encoding uncharacterized protein LOC121805015 isoform X2 → MIEDANNETDLETNYNSEASIGDKRKRDGKLRSEVWLHFTKVIQEDGTCEKCQCNHCRKLFTCSSRSGTTHLKRHIDARICPVYKKDKDKTVTISSYPRNGPIPWKYETSAQQCLEAEAELLPPERLGNLELQSFKTAEDDYGTPVPLRNKLPQQPVGKSQPRGDAWMNEFRTCVAKLVELNSGKVPVLSPQPLAICAPDHSISAALKSLNEMEDIPQSSEMYLDAFEILQDAGERECFVCLPSEPRRRWLQRILHRRHPLRYSPNM